The DNA window GATACGCCGGATGACCGTGCATATGCCGCATCGAATGGCGGCATGGTCGCCATGAGCCGTTCCATCGCCCGCGCCTACGGAAAGAACAATATCAAGTCGTTCGTGGTTGCCCCCGGCTTCGTGAGAACCGGTATGGCGCGTCAGTTCATCAGCCAGTACGGCGAGAGCATCGTGATGGACGATATCGCCCTCGACCGTCTCACCGAGCCCGAAGATGTTGCCCCGACCGTGGTGTTCCTCGCGAGCGGTTTTATGGATCATGCCACCGGGTGCACGATCGATATCAATGCGGGCAGTTATGTGAGATAATGGTATATGGTATATGGTTTATAGTTTATGGTCGATAGTTTATGGTTTGTGGTTTGCAGTTGGTCGATAATGGATATGTTGGATTAAACCTGTCCGGTGCTCTGTGAGTATCCGGGAAGGGAGACCGAGGAAAAGTGTCATGAAAAAAATGCTGCTTACAGCCGCCGTCGCCGTCCTCTGTTCCGGGTGTGTGGAGTATACCGAGGAGATATGGTTCAACGAAGACATGTCCGGAAAAATCCGGATGGACATCGTGATCGATGAAAAGCTCGCCGCCCTTTCCGAGCAGGAGGGGCGTACGGACAATGTTTTCTCCGAGACAGGTATCCGTAACCGCTTCAGCAACATCGAGGGAGTGAAGCTCATCGAGGCAGGAGCCCGCACCGAAGGGGAGAAACGGGTCTCGGCCTGTACGCTCATGTTCGAATCGCTCGATGCGCTCGGTAGGATATCGAACGCGAAGAAAGAAACCAATTTCCTCGGGGATTTTTACATTGCGCACGGTGACAGCGGCCGTGTCGCCTACACACGCACGATAGTCATGAGCGATGACGCGAAAAGCCAGCTCGTTGATCAGGTGCTCAAGGGATATACCTGGTCCTACACCGTCCACTTCCCCGGTAAAATTCTCGGAGTCGACCGTACGGCGAATTTCATCGACAAGGACACCAACACGGTCACCTGGGTGTATTCGCTCGCCGACCTGACAAAAAAGCCGCGCACCATGAAAGTTGTATTCACTCCGCGGACCCATATCGACTATAAGGCGATCACGGTCGCGGGTATTGTGTTTGTGATCTTTTTTTTCGTGACATTCAGGTTTATGAAGAAAATGAGGTAGTTTCCGCCCGGCATTGAAATACCGTCTGTTTCAGCATATCAGCTAACCTTTCATATAAGGAGGAGTTATTCATGCGTACCGCTTCTCATCCGACACGAAGGACCATGCTCAAAACGGGCATAGCCGCGCTTGGCGCATCGACTTTATCATACCATGCTTTCGCCGCTCCGAAAAAACCGGGAGAGACCCGTGTCCTGTTCCTCGTCGGCGATTACTGGCATAACGGCGTTGCGCAGGAATCCCACTGGCGCAATGTTCTGAATCCCGCCGGCTGGCATCTCATGTTCGCCCAGTCGAGCCAGTTTGTGACTCCGGAAGCCCTCAGCCAGGCCGACCTGTTCGTCGTTGCGCGCTATGACGGGCCCGATTCCCTCGGCTGGATACCGCAAGGAGTCATCGATGACCGTCCCGCGCCTGCGCCCTGGATGACCCCTGAGCAGGAAGATGCAATCGTGGAGAACGTCCGCCGCGGTATGGGCCTTCTCTCCATGCACTGCTCGATCTGGAACCCGGAGCGGACAAAATACATGGATATCCTTGGAGTGAAAAAGCCCCTCATGCACGGCCCTGTACAGCCGGTAAAGATTCACAGCATCAATCCCGACCATCCCATTACGAAGGGTATCGGGAATTTCGACATCAGCCTCGATGAGAATTTCGGCGCCGAGCTCGACGAGAGCCGGGTGACGCTTCTCTACAAGTCCACCGGGCAGCAGGACAAGCGCACCGACAATGCCGCCTGGTGCCGTGACGAGGGCGAGGGAGCGGTCGTGGCGCTCCTTTTCGGGCACATTCCCCAGCCGTTTCATACTGCGGAGGTCAAGTACCTCATGTGGAATTCCGCCCACTGGGCGATGAACCGTGATATCCCGGCGGCGGAATTCAAGGTCGGGTATTGAAAAGCGACTGTCCGCGGTGAGGTGCTGTGTCGCGCTCGTCGCGCTGACGCTCTGATGCATCGAAGCGGGAGCCGGCGGGAACATTTTAGTGGGTGCGGGGTCAATAGAATGTAGTATATTGTATAATGCAACCATGTGAGTAATGACATACGGATAATAAAAAGGGGCGTATCATGTTCGGTAAGATTTCCTGTTGTTTCCTTCTCCTGACTGCCGTGTTCGCCGGTGGATATACTCTGGTTTACGGAGCTCCGACGGCAGAAAAAAAATCGCAGCCGTTACAGACCTCGACCATTGTCGAGACCCAGCGTGTTCCGTTCGAGGGGGACGGTTTTTCCATAAAACTCCCCGTAGGATGGGTGTCCCAGCGTAAAGACATGCCGAAATTCACCGTTTTCACCTGCGCCGAACCGGGAAAAAGGGTTGAAACAAAACTGCAGACCAGCATTACGGTCATGTTCGGCAAACGTGAGAAGGAGCACGACGATGATTTTCTCGCAAATGTTCTCAAGGGGATCGCGGCATCCGATATAATCGAACGCG is part of the bacterium genome and encodes:
- a CDS encoding ThuA domain-containing protein codes for the protein MRTASHPTRRTMLKTGIAALGASTLSYHAFAAPKKPGETRVLFLVGDYWHNGVAQESHWRNVLNPAGWHLMFAQSSQFVTPEALSQADLFVVARYDGPDSLGWIPQGVIDDRPAPAPWMTPEQEDAIVENVRRGMGLLSMHCSIWNPERTKYMDILGVKKPLMHGPVQPVKIHSINPDHPITKGIGNFDISLDENFGAELDESRVTLLYKSTGQQDKRTDNAAWCRDEGEGAVVALLFGHIPQPFHTAEVKYLMWNSAHWAMNRDIPAAEFKVGY